The Acidobacteriota bacterium region GCCGCCGCAAAGCCCTAGGCGGAGGTGGTGAGCCGAGCTGTCCGGAAAAGATACAATCTGGCGCACTATCCAGGCTCTCGCCGGATGTCGAGACTTTCCGAAGTTCATCACCGAAGCATGGCGCGACCTTCCTTCAACAGGCTGGAAAAGCGTATCGGTTACAAGTTCCGCAACAAGGACCTGCTGATTGAAGCCCTTACCCACTCCTCATATGCCCAGGAGGTTTCCCGTCCAACTCGCGATAACGAGTTGATGGAGTTTCTGGGCGACGCCGTGTTGAGTTTTGCGGTTACTTTACGGTTGCTTGAAGCTTTTCCCGAATACGACGAGGGAAAGCTTTCTCTGGCGCGGTCCAGCCTCGTGGCCGCCCATTACCTCAGCGGCGTTGCGGCCGGGCTCAGCCTGGGTGATTATTTACGGTTGGGGCAGTCTGAGGAAAGGACCGGCGGCAGAGACAAATCCGGGATCCTGGTCGATGCGCTTGAAGCGCTGCTGGCCGCTGTCTATCGAGACGGAGGTTTTGAAGAAGCGAGGAGACTTATCGAGCGGGTGGTCCTGCCGGCAGACCTTGCCGGCCAGGTTGATGATTTGTTTGCGACCAATTACAAGGGCGCGCTTCAAGAGCGTCTCCAGGCCGAGCGCCAGGGTCCTGCCCATTACAGCGTAGTTGTAGAGGAAGGATTGGAACACCAGAAGACCTTTACGGTGGAAGTGAAAACCGGCGCCGGCGTGGTGGCCCGCGGCAGCGGAGGCAGCAAGAAAGCTGCACAACAGCAGGCCGCCAAGCACGTGCTGGCAATCCTCGCATCAAAGGTGGAGTCGGATGGCTGAACCCTCCCTGAAATCATCTTTCCGTGACACATTCGAATCGCTGATTGTCACGGTGATCCTCGCGATTTTTGGGACAACTTTTGTAGTCCAGGCGTTCAAAATTCCGACCGGCTCAATGGAAAACACGCTGCTGATCGGTGACCATCTTCTGGTGAACAAGTTCGCGTTTGCTTATCCTCATGATCTGCTGGCTCGGCTGCTTCCGTACCGGCAGGTCCATCGTGGTGACATCGTGGTGTTCAAATATCCGGGCAGGGCCGACGACGCCCAGGAGCCAGGCGAGCATTTTGTGAAGAGGGTCGTCGGGCTCCCAGGAGACAGTGTGCGTGTTTTCCATCGGCAGGTGTTTGTCAATGGAAAGGCAGTTGTGGAGCCCTTCGTCCGCCAGAGCCACGCCGATGAGCTTCGCCCCGGAGATGATTTCCCGCCCGTCAACTGGGACGAGATGGAAGGTGCAACCGCAACGTGGCGGGCTGAGTTTCAGAATTATGTGAAAGACGGGCAGGTGGTCGTTCCCCAAAACGAGTATTTCGTTATGGGAGACAACCGGGAGGAGAGCTGGGACAGCCGTTTCTGGGGCTTTGTCCCCCGCAAGCTGGTTTCGGGCCGTCCGCTGATCATCTACTGGTCGTACGAGACTCCGCCGGACCAGTACGAGCAGACTTCGTTGAGTGACCGGCTCAGCCAGTTTAGCAGCATGTTCATCCATTTCTTCAGTCGGACGCGCTGGAACAGAACGTTCACGCTTGTGCACTGATGAATCAAACCAGGCGCCGAAATCTTCGAAATGCGGCAGCGGCGCTCGCGCTGCTGATAGTGGCAGCGTGGGTGGCGCCGCTGTTCCTGAACGCGGGACGTTATCGCCCCCTGTTGAAGGCGGGCCTCGAGCATTCTCTCGGCCGGAAAGTAGCCCTCGGCCATATTGCCCTCCATTTCTTTCCTCGCCTTGGTTTCACGGTTGACGATGTGGTGGTCGATGAGGACCCGGCCTTTGGCCTGGAACCTTTCGTCCGGGTCGGCCGTATCGATTGCGACCTGCGGTGGCGAAGTCTTTGGAGTTCGCACCTTTACCTGGGGACGCTCAAACTTTCCAGCCCGAGCATCAACATTGTCCGGAATTCTTCCGGCAGATGGAACATTGAAGACCTGCTTTTGCGGAGCGAGATTAAGTCCCCGCCTTCTGGCCCGGCCACGCCCGCCCTCGCGCCCGCCAGCTTGGCGGTTGAAATCGAGGAGGCGCGGCTAAACTTTAAAATCGGTGAGAACAAAAAGCCCTTTGCGATTATTGGCACGCGCGCCCATCTGGATTTCGACTACGACTCTGACCGGGTTAATTTCCGGATGGCGGGTGAGCCGGTCCGCACGGACCTTGAATTCCCCACGCCTGGGCTGGTGGAACTGGACGGAAGCTGGTCGCCTGCAAGAGATGCCGGGCACTCCCTGGATGCCACCCTCCGAATGCAGGGAACCTTGCTCTACGACTGGATCCCGCTTCTGACAGGAAAGAATCCCGAAGTCTATGGCGTAATGAACAGCACAATCCACCTGGGCGGGAACCTCCGGCAGATCGTTTATACCGGTGAAGCACAGGTAAGCCAGCTTCATCGCTGGGAACAATTGCCGTCGTCAAGCGATTTGCCCTGCGACCTTCGCTTTCGAGGCCAGTTTGACCGTGATAAAGCGGACCTGGCCATTAAAGGCATGGACGTGGCCTTTGGGGATTCGCAGCTCCACCTGGAAGGCTCAGTCGCTAACGTCGCCTCGCGGCCGGACCTTGATCTGGTTGTGGCGTTTGAACGTTCTCAATTGGAGGACCTGCTGCGGCTCGGCGTACGCGTTCTGGGAAAGCGTGTCTCATGGGACGTTAATGGGCGCCTCAACGGGATGATTACTGTGCAGGGGCACTGGAACGGGAAGCGGTATGGCGGATTTCTGAATGCTCACCAGGTCCGGTTGGATACTTCTTCCGGTGCGTTTCCTGTTTCGGATATTGCTATCCGAATCAACCAATTGGGCGTCCGATTATCCCCAGCAAAGGTCATGCTGGCTCCTGGTGTTGAAGTTGTTGTTGAAGGGGCCTTGCGGCATCTTTCTCCCAGGCAGAGCAGCCGGCCGGTGGCCGTCCATCCATCGTACCAGTTAACGCTTTCCTCGAGCTCAGTGAATCTGGGAAAGCTGGTACACTTTGGGCGTGCCCTTGGCATTCTGAGCGCAAGTCCCATGGAGGCCGAGGGGATTGGATCCTTTACCCTCCGCCTTGCGGGCGGGGCATGGCCCTGGAGCAAGCCAAGTGTTACCGCGCAAGCCAGCATTCGCAGCGCCCGGCTCGTGGTTCCCGGCCTTAGCGAACCCCTGAACGTTCCTCGAGCCCGCATTCAAGTCTACGGCAAGCAGGTCATCATCAACCCGATATTGGCGGTGATGGGCACCAGTTTATTCTCCGGCTGGGTAATGCAACAGCGCGGGTCTAATGCGCCTTGGGATTTCAGCCTGAAGGCCGACAAGCTGAGTATTGAACAAGCTGGACTATGGTTTGAAGGTATCGGCGACCGGAATACATCTTCATTTCTTGACAGAATTTCAGGCTTAGCCACCTTGATCAGTGGTCGTCGACCATCGTTTCATCCAGTAGAAAGCCTGGATGCGCATGGGCGTTTTTCTACTCCACTGATGACTTATCGCGGCCTTTCGCTGCGTGATTTTCAATCCAGCGTCGATATTCGTGACCGGAAGCTTCGCCTCTCAAAGGTTCGTTTTGATGCCGGCGGTGGGCACGGAGAGGCAAGCGCTCTGGTGGACCTGTCAAAGAGTCCGGCGTGGGTTTCAGGCCAGGTTGGAATCCGTGCGGCCAGCATTCAGCCGCTGGCGCCTTATCTCCCGCCTGCGCTCGGGAAGGCCCGCGGATTTTATTCTGCGAGTGGAAACTTTGCGGCCAGTGGTTTGACTCACGCAGAATTCGCCCACACGCTGAAAGGAAACGCCATCGTTGAACTTGAGAGCGTCAATCTCGGCGACTTTAATCCCGTTGGGGCAATGGTGCGCCGCCTGGGCATGGAGCTTTTTGAAGGGGCTCCACAAATGCTATTCATACCCGGCGCCACCGCGCATCTCCACATTCAAAATCGCCTGGTAACGCTTGAAGAGTTTCCTGTGGATGTTGCCGGCGCCGAATTCCAGATTAGCGGCGGCTATTCATTTGACGGGTCGGCCAGATTGCTGGTTCGGGCTGATCTGCGTGGCATCCATCATCCCTGGACTCCGGTCCATCCTGGCATCACGGGGCCGGTTTCCCGAATGGCAGACCTTCGCTTTGCCGGCACCCTGCACAATCTTGAAATGGTGCCTTCGGCCCAGATATCGCAGACTCAACCCTGAGGAGTGGTTTTTTGCAGAGACTGATTTCAGATGCCAAGCTCGCGGCCTTGAGATACCTGATGCCAGCAGCCGTTCTGTCACTTGTGGCGTGCGGTGTTCTGGCGGGCATACTGGGCGTAACGACGGAAGCCTCTCCGTCCCAACAACACATCCATAACGGAATTTCCCCAATGGCAGCCAGCGTGTTCCAGTCAAAGCTGATAGAGCTTTCCTCGACCGGTGCGGTGAAAGGCCGTTCACTCAATCCGATCACCATCACGGATGACGAAGTGAATTCATTCTTCAAGTATGACCGCCCGCAGTTCCTGCCGCCCGGAGTAAAGGATCTGGACTTCCACTTCAAGCCTGATGGCATCCATGGAGCGGCCAACGTCAATTTTGATCAACTCAAGTCTCCGCAACAGACCGAAAGTCCCATGACCGCCAGGCTGCTCGCATCCATTTTCCAGGGCACACAGCACCTGACTGCATTGGGCGTGCTTGAAAGCAATGAAGGCACCGGCACGCTTATGATCAAGGACGTTCATATTGGAAGCACAGTGCTATCGGACTGGCTGGTTAACTTTCTCATTCACACCTATGTTGAGTCTGAATATAAGATTGATCTGAGCAAGCCGTTCCTGTTGCCGAACCACGTAAGGCGTGTCGAGTTCGCTCCCGGCAAAGCCATCTTCGTCCGCGGCGTCAAACAGAAATAACAGTCGGCTGGATGGCGGCGCGCATAAGGCATAGGCAGCCGTCAGCTTGCTGGCGCAGACGTCATTTTTGAAATCTCTTTTGTTCTGCTTTCGGCCGGTTGGTTTTCACGCGATGTTACGATTACGAATGGAATTGTGTCTTCTCAACATCTCATAACCTCGTTCCGAATGAGGCGGCGCCATTCAGTCCACCGGAACGATTAAATCTATGGAACACTCAGGCCATGTATTGCTGGAGCTTTTCCTGATGTTTGCCGGAGGGAAACTCCTGGCAGAAATCTGCGAACGGGTCCGGCAGCCGGGAGTCCTGGGGGAACTGGTGGCGGGCGTGCTGTTGGGGCCATCGCTTCTGGGCCTTGTTCATGTCACCGAACTGAACCGGGGCATCGCTGAAATTGGAGCGGTCTTTCTGCTCTTCACGATAGGTCTGGAAACCAGGCCCAGCGATCTTCTGGAGGTGGGCTGGATCGCGGTTGCCGTCGCAGTGGTGGGAGTCATTCTGCCTTTTATCCTGGGGCTCTGGTATATGAAATTTGCAGGCCACTCGACGGTGGAGTCAATTTTCACCGGTGCTGCCATGGTGGCCACCAGCGTGGGCATTACTGCCAGGGTCCTTTCTGATCTTGGCGCACTTTCAACGCGCGCTGCCCGCGTGATTCTGTCCGCCGCCGTGCTGGATGACATTCTTGGGCTGCTCGTGCTTGCTGTGGCCAGCAGCCTTTCGACCGGAGAAACCCATTACCTGCAGTTGCTCACAGTCGCAGGCGAGGCCGTGGGTTTTACGCTGTTGATCGTTTTTTTCGGCTCGCGCGTTATTGGCCGATTTCAGCCGCAGGTTGAAAAACTTCGCGCGCGTAACTCAGCTTTTATCCTGTCCATTATTCTCTGCCTGGGCCTCTCTTTCGCATCGGATTATATCGGCATTGCCGCAATCGTCGGAGCGTTCCTTTCCGGGCTGGCGTTCGCCGATCACAGCGAGCGGTGGAAGCTCCAGGAGAATGCTCATCCACTCAGCGAGTTCCTTGCGCCCTTCTTTTTTGTCATGCTCGGTGTCCAGGTAAACATTAAGACTTTTGCGAAGCCCGGCATCATCGGCATGGCCACCATTATCTGCAGTCTGGCTGTTCTGGGAAAACTTGTGGGCTGCGGGGTCGGCGCCTTCGGCATGAACTTCAGGGACAAGCTGCGTGTGGGCATTGGGATGGTTCCCCGTGGGGAAGTGGGATTGATCGTTGCCGGCGTGGGCCTGACCCTGCACACCATTTCCGACGCGGTCTATTCCATTGTTTTGATAATGTGCGTCGTCACTACTCTGATAGCACCGCCATTCCTTCGCATGGTGATGCCGCTTCCTGCGTTGGCTGGCCCGCCTCCATCTGATCTCGCGCGCAGGGATGAAGGCCGCTCGGCCGAACTCTCCCCGGAAGAATAGAGTCAGCCAGGGCTGACGACCAGCGGCGTCTCACTGTCCGGCACCGGGTGTATTCCCTCTGTGGAAGCGGCGCGCGGTCCCAATCCCGCGTCGCTGGCATTTTCAGTTGCTAGCTGTATTGTGCTTGGCCTATACTCACCCTTCAAATTATAAGGGGGCTTAATCATGAGAAAATCACGAGTTGGACGGCGTGAGTTCATAAGAGCGGCGGGCGTGTCCGCAGCAGCGCTGGGAGCCAGCGGAAACCTTGGGGCCCAGACGGAAGAAAGGAAGCATAGTGATGTCCCGCTTGCCCCGGCAACAAAGTTTCCTAAGCTTGCAATCATCACCAATTACTCGCGGCAGAAGCTGGCCTTCGCGACTGAAACAGGATACGAAGGCGTCGTGGTAAAGGCCGGAAAGGAATTCAATCCTTATCTGAGTGACTCTCAGGTCGACCAGATCCTTGCGACATCGCGCGAGACAGGTTGCCGTATTATCAGCGTCGAAGGGTTCTACGATCTTGAGGGCAAGGGCATCAACCACATTGACCCTGACCCGGCGGCGCGGGCATCATCGAATGAAAAATTCATCCATTACCTGGAGTTTGCCCATCGACTGGGATGCAGGTTTGTAGGCGCTTTCAGCGGCGGAATTCCCGGGGCCAGTTTCGATCGGCAAGCGAAAGAACTCGCGGAGGTATTTCACCAAAAGTTCCTCCCGGTCTGCCAGAAGTTAGACGTCTCAATGGGGTGGGAAAATTATCCCACCGGAATTAACTTCGCCACGGTCCCGGCGGCCTGGGAAAAAGTGTTTGACCTGATTCCGGACCATCACTTTGGAATGGAATTTGATCCCTCTCATCTGGTCCGGCAGTACATTGACCCTTACGAGGCCGTGTGGAACATCCGCGACCGCCTGCTTGCCATCCATCTGAAAGATACAGAAATCACGGAGCCGGTCCTCCAGCAGGTTGGAATTCATGGAGACGGCTGGTGGCGCTATCGTATTCCAGGCCAGGGTTTGATCGACTGGCCACGCTTTTTTACCGTGCTTCTCCAGACTGGATTTGACGGCGGCGCAGCGATTGAACATGAAGATCGGTTCTGGGATGCTCCTCCGAGTGACGAGGCGGCGGAATTTCCGCAAGCCCGAAAGGACGGGTTTATCCTGGCTCATCGTTTCCTGCGGCAATTCCTTCCAGGCCGCCTCAGTTGATGAGAACTGGAAGGCGCAGGCGTTTCTTCAACGCCCCGTGAGTCCTTCAATTGCTGCGTTCCGCGCTCAGGAGAGGCGATCCCGAATAGCTCCGCGTCAGAATTCGAAAAGTCCATCATGAAAGCCACGCCGGTCCGCAATCACGTTACGTTGACTCTCTGCCTTGCCCTTGCCTCTGCAATATGTGCTGTGCCTAAATCGCGGCCTTTTACATTGGAGCAGGTGATGAGCGCTCCCTTCCCAACGGAGTTGATCGCCGCGCCGGCGGGGGCGAAGGCGGCGTGGGTTGTTAACAACCAGGGAGCGCGCAACGTCTGGGTGGCGGAGGCGCAGTCAAATGATCGCAAATTTACTGCGCGCCAGCTTACAAGTTATTCCGGTGATGACGGCCAGGACATTGGAGATCTTGCCTGGCTCCCGGACGCTTCCGCCGTTGTCTACGTGCGCGGCGGCGACCTTGAGCATTCCGGCGCTGCCTATCCGAACCCCGGAAGCGTCCCGCAGGGCGTCGAGCAGAACGTCTGGCTCATGCCGCTCAGCGGCATCGCGCCGCAATTGCTGGGAGAAGGCTACGCGCCCGCAGCTTCGCCCAGGGGCACAAGCGTCGCTTTCCTTTATAAGGGCCAGGTGTGGCTCTCTAAAATCAATCCGGCGGAGAAGGCGGCACAGCTCATCCGTGGTGAGGGCTCGGCGGGGTCGTTGCGCTGGTCGCCGGACGGCACAATGCTGGCTTTTGTGAGCAACCGCATTGACCACTCACTGATCGGTGTTTACGACTTTGGACAGAACAGCCTCCACTATCTGGATCCCAGCATCGATCTTGATTCAAATCCAGTCTGGTCGCCGGACGGGAAACAGATTGCCTTCATCCGGATTCCTGCATCAGAACACGAGAGGATATTCGGGCCCGAAAGGACTGGGATGCCGTGGTCCATCCGTGTTGCTGATGTTCGAACCGGAGTCGGAAAGGAAGTGTGGAGGGCGCAGGAAGGCCCGGGCAGTGTCTTCCGGGGAGTCATTGCTACGAATGAGTTGCTTTGGGCGGATGGAAATCTTCTGGTGTTTCCGTGGGAGGGCGATGGATGGTTACACCTTTACACTGTCCCTGCCGAGGGAGGGACAGCGCGCCTACTGACCTCCGGGGATTACGTCGTGGAGGACGTTACCCTTACGCCGGACCGTCGCGAGCTGGTCTTTAATTCCAATGAGAACGACATTGACCGCCGCCACCTATGGAAGGAACCTGTTACAGGAAACCATCCGGCGCCTCTGACCGGCGGCGAGGGAATTGAGTGGTCGCCGGTTGTGACTAACCAGGGCCGCGCGGTCATCCTGTTGCACTCGGATGCGAAACTCCCAGCACGACCTGCAGTCCTTGAATCTTCCGGCAAAGTCCGCGATCTCGCCCCGGAGACCATTCCAGCAGACTTTCCGGCGCAGGAGATGGTGGCGCCCCAGCCCGTGGTGGTCTCCGCTGCGGACGGCCTCCGAATCCACGGCCAGCTATTTCTGCCCAGGAATGATCGCGATGGCGTGCGGCATCCAGCCATTGTGTTTGTCCACGGAGGTTCGCAGCGGCAGATGCTTCTGGGCTGGCACTACATGGGTTACTACAGTAACGCTTACGCTCTCGACCAGTATCTGGTGAGCCGTGGTTACATCGTGCTCTCTATTAACTATCGCAGCGGCATCGGCTATGGTATGGATTTCCGCGAGGCACCTAATTACGGTGCCAGTGGAGGGAGCGAGTTTAACGACGTTGAAGGGGCCGGCCTCTATCTCCGCAGCCGAAACGACGTTGACCCCAACCGGATCGGCATTTGGGGTGGTTCCTGGGGCGGCTACCTGACGGCGCTCGCGCTGGCGCGCGCCTCTGACCTTTTTGCTGCCGGGGTTGATATCTCTGGCGTACACAACTGGAACTTTGAGATTCCCGACTGGGTGCCCTCATACTATGACCAGCGGCAGCCTGAGACGATGCGCGTGGCGTTCGAATCTTCTCCTCTGGCGTATATCAAGACCTGGCGGTCGCCCGTGCTGCTCATCCAGGGCGACGATGATCGAAACGTGCCTTTCAAGGAAATGGTCCACATGGTGGAAGCGCTTCGACAGCAGGGTGTTGCGTTTCAGCAGATTGTGTTCCCGGACGAGATCCATGATTTTCTTCTTCATTCCACCTGGCTGCGCTCATATCATGCAGCTTCTGACTTCTTTGACCATTACCTTGGAAGCGAAATTGGCAAACGGTAGAATTGGTGGTTGATGACTCTCGTTTCCCTGCAATTGCGCCGCGCGATAAAATGCCACCGGCGCTGGCGCGCGAATGGAGGCAGGATGAGGCGAAGTACCTCATTCGGTATCATTATTCTGTTCATCGGATGCTCAATGGCATGCACTGAGGCCCGAAAACCGGAAACTACTATCACATCCCGTTTCGGGATTGTGGCTCCTGATTTGTCATCCCGGCTGGCCAAATGGCGTCGCGTGGATATGCCGTACGACTCCTCAGGCTTGACAGCGAACCAGCGCCAGGTGGTGAACAAGCTCGTAGATGCATGCCGCTACCTGGATCAAATTTTCTGGCGTCAAAGCGATCCTGTGGCTCTTGAGCTTTACTTGGCGCTGGAAGGAAAGAATGACACCGCTGATATCAATCTGCGCCGCTTCCTGATGATCAACGGCAGCCGATTTGATCTACTCGACGATAACAAGCCTTTTGTGGGAACAAGTCCCATGCCTCCGGGACACTGGCTTTACCCGCCCGAATTGGGACGAAAGGAGATCGCCGCCTTTATCAAATCCCATCACGCCGCAAAGAACGAAATCTACAGTCCTTATACCGTTATCCAACACGAAGACAGGGACCTGGCCGGCATCCCCTATAGCGTGGCGTACAAGCCGTTTCTTGAAAAAGCTGCCGCAGACCTGCGCGAGGCCGCAAAGTTTTCCGACGATAAGATGTTCGCAAAGTTCCTGGCTGCGCGGGCCGATGCATTGCTGAATGATAATTATTTCCCGAGCGATATCCAGTGGCTTGAATTGAAAGATCCCAAAATCGACGTGATTTTTGCCCCGTACGAAACCTACCTCGATGGTCTATTGGGTGTTAAGACCTCCTACGGTGCGGCGGTACTGGTCCGGAACGACGCCGAAAGCAAGAAGCTGGCTTTGTACGAGAAGTATATCCCCAGGATCCAGCGCGACCTGCCTCTGCCTGCCGCAGATTTGCCCTCGCTGAGTGGCCATCTGACGCCCATGGAGGTGGTGGATTCGCCGTTCCGCGCCGGAGACCTGCGGCATGGCTATCAGGCCGTGGCTGATAACCTGCCGAACGATCCCAGAATTCACCAGGCCAAGGGCACCAAGAAGATCTTCTTTAAGAACTTCATGGATGCGCGTGTCAACTACGTGATTCTGCCCTTGGTCAAACATCTGATGGAGCCCGGTCAGGCGGCACAGGTCACCGGCGAGGGCTTTATGGCCATGGTCGTGATGCACGAAATTTCGCATGGCCTGGGCCCCGCCTTCTCGCGCGTCGGGGACAGGCAGGTCAGAATCCCTGAGGCGATTGGCCCGATCTATTCCGCGCTGGAAGAATCCAAGGCGGACGTTGTAGGCATGTTCGGGTTGAAGTGGCTGGTCGCCCACCGTGCCCTTCCGGAATCCCAGCTCAATGAAAGTTACGCGTCTTATGTGGGCGGAATTTTCCGAACGGTGCGCTATGGGGTGGGCGAGGCGCACGGCAAAGCAGAAATCATGGAGTTCAACTATCTGAGCGAGCAGAAGGCCATCACCTGGAATGCTGAGACGGAAAAATACCAGGTTGATTATCTGCGCATGCCCGGCGCGCTTCGAAAGCTGGCCCAGATACTCCTGGAAATTGAAGCTACTGGCGACCGGGCCCGCGCTGAAGCCTGGTTTAAGCGTTACGATGCAATGCCGGAAACCCTCCAGTCAGCGCTTGCCAAGACCGGAGACGTACCCGTCGATATCGACCCCGTTTTTTCATTCCCTGAAAAAGTGCAATAAGCCGGGTAGCGCGGACCTCCGGTGCTGAGGTCCGCGACGGGTG contains the following coding sequences:
- the lepB gene encoding signal peptidase I — protein: MAEPSLKSSFRDTFESLIVTVILAIFGTTFVVQAFKIPTGSMENTLLIGDHLLVNKFAFAYPHDLLARLLPYRQVHRGDIVVFKYPGRADDAQEPGEHFVKRVVGLPGDSVRVFHRQVFVNGKAVVEPFVRQSHADELRPGDDFPPVNWDEMEGATATWRAEFQNYVKDGQVVVPQNEYFVMGDNREESWDSRFWGFVPRKLVSGRPLIIYWSYETPPDQYEQTSLSDRLSQFSSMFIHFFSRTRWNRTFTLVH
- a CDS encoding S9 family peptidase, with translation MKATPVRNHVTLTLCLALASAICAVPKSRPFTLEQVMSAPFPTELIAAPAGAKAAWVVNNQGARNVWVAEAQSNDRKFTARQLTSYSGDDGQDIGDLAWLPDASAVVYVRGGDLEHSGAAYPNPGSVPQGVEQNVWLMPLSGIAPQLLGEGYAPAASPRGTSVAFLYKGQVWLSKINPAEKAAQLIRGEGSAGSLRWSPDGTMLAFVSNRIDHSLIGVYDFGQNSLHYLDPSIDLDSNPVWSPDGKQIAFIRIPASEHERIFGPERTGMPWSIRVADVRTGVGKEVWRAQEGPGSVFRGVIATNELLWADGNLLVFPWEGDGWLHLYTVPAEGGTARLLTSGDYVVEDVTLTPDRRELVFNSNENDIDRRHLWKEPVTGNHPAPLTGGEGIEWSPVVTNQGRAVILLHSDAKLPARPAVLESSGKVRDLAPETIPADFPAQEMVAPQPVVVSAADGLRIHGQLFLPRNDRDGVRHPAIVFVHGGSQRQMLLGWHYMGYYSNAYALDQYLVSRGYIVLSINYRSGIGYGMDFREAPNYGASGGSEFNDVEGAGLYLRSRNDVDPNRIGIWGGSWGGYLTALALARASDLFAAGVDISGVHNWNFEIPDWVPSYYDQRQPETMRVAFESSPLAYIKTWRSPVLLIQGDDDRNVPFKEMVHMVEALRQQGVAFQQIVFPDEIHDFLLHSTWLRSYHAASDFFDHYLGSEIGKR
- a CDS encoding Zn-dependent hydrolase, whose amino-acid sequence is MACTEARKPETTITSRFGIVAPDLSSRLAKWRRVDMPYDSSGLTANQRQVVNKLVDACRYLDQIFWRQSDPVALELYLALEGKNDTADINLRRFLMINGSRFDLLDDNKPFVGTSPMPPGHWLYPPELGRKEIAAFIKSHHAAKNEIYSPYTVIQHEDRDLAGIPYSVAYKPFLEKAAADLREAAKFSDDKMFAKFLAARADALLNDNYFPSDIQWLELKDPKIDVIFAPYETYLDGLLGVKTSYGAAVLVRNDAESKKLALYEKYIPRIQRDLPLPAADLPSLSGHLTPMEVVDSPFRAGDLRHGYQAVADNLPNDPRIHQAKGTKKIFFKNFMDARVNYVILPLVKHLMEPGQAAQVTGEGFMAMVVMHEISHGLGPAFSRVGDRQVRIPEAIGPIYSALEESKADVVGMFGLKWLVAHRALPESQLNESYASYVGGIFRTVRYGVGEAHGKAEIMEFNYLSEQKAITWNAETEKYQVDYLRMPGALRKLAQILLEIEATGDRARAEAWFKRYDAMPETLQSALAKTGDVPVDIDPVFSFPEKVQ
- a CDS encoding sugar phosphate isomerase/epimerase; its protein translation is MRKSRVGRREFIRAAGVSAAALGASGNLGAQTEERKHSDVPLAPATKFPKLAIITNYSRQKLAFATETGYEGVVVKAGKEFNPYLSDSQVDQILATSRETGCRIISVEGFYDLEGKGINHIDPDPAARASSNEKFIHYLEFAHRLGCRFVGAFSGGIPGASFDRQAKELAEVFHQKFLPVCQKLDVSMGWENYPTGINFATVPAAWEKVFDLIPDHHFGMEFDPSHLVRQYIDPYEAVWNIRDRLLAIHLKDTEITEPVLQQVGIHGDGWWRYRIPGQGLIDWPRFFTVLLQTGFDGGAAIEHEDRFWDAPPSDEAAEFPQARKDGFILAHRFLRQFLPGRLS
- the rnc gene encoding ribonuclease III, which codes for MSRAVRKRYNLAHYPGSRRMSRLSEVHHRSMARPSFNRLEKRIGYKFRNKDLLIEALTHSSYAQEVSRPTRDNELMEFLGDAVLSFAVTLRLLEAFPEYDEGKLSLARSSLVAAHYLSGVAAGLSLGDYLRLGQSEERTGGRDKSGILVDALEALLAAVYRDGGFEEARRLIERVVLPADLAGQVDDLFATNYKGALQERLQAERQGPAHYSVVVEEGLEHQKTFTVEVKTGAGVVARGSGGSKKAAQQQAAKHVLAILASKVESDG
- a CDS encoding AsmA family protein; protein product: MNQTRRRNLRNAAAALALLIVAAWVAPLFLNAGRYRPLLKAGLEHSLGRKVALGHIALHFFPRLGFTVDDVVVDEDPAFGLEPFVRVGRIDCDLRWRSLWSSHLYLGTLKLSSPSINIVRNSSGRWNIEDLLLRSEIKSPPSGPATPALAPASLAVEIEEARLNFKIGENKKPFAIIGTRAHLDFDYDSDRVNFRMAGEPVRTDLEFPTPGLVELDGSWSPARDAGHSLDATLRMQGTLLYDWIPLLTGKNPEVYGVMNSTIHLGGNLRQIVYTGEAQVSQLHRWEQLPSSSDLPCDLRFRGQFDRDKADLAIKGMDVAFGDSQLHLEGSVANVASRPDLDLVVAFERSQLEDLLRLGVRVLGKRVSWDVNGRLNGMITVQGHWNGKRYGGFLNAHQVRLDTSSGAFPVSDIAIRINQLGVRLSPAKVMLAPGVEVVVEGALRHLSPRQSSRPVAVHPSYQLTLSSSSVNLGKLVHFGRALGILSASPMEAEGIGSFTLRLAGGAWPWSKPSVTAQASIRSARLVVPGLSEPLNVPRARIQVYGKQVIINPILAVMGTSLFSGWVMQQRGSNAPWDFSLKADKLSIEQAGLWFEGIGDRNTSSFLDRISGLATLISGRRPSFHPVESLDAHGRFSTPLMTYRGLSLRDFQSSVDIRDRKLRLSKVRFDAGGGHGEASALVDLSKSPAWVSGQVGIRAASIQPLAPYLPPALGKARGFYSASGNFAASGLTHAEFAHTLKGNAIVELESVNLGDFNPVGAMVRRLGMELFEGAPQMLFIPGATAHLHIQNRLVTLEEFPVDVAGAEFQISGGYSFDGSARLLVRADLRGIHHPWTPVHPGITGPVSRMADLRFAGTLHNLEMVPSAQISQTQP
- a CDS encoding cation:proton antiporter, which translates into the protein MEHSGHVLLELFLMFAGGKLLAEICERVRQPGVLGELVAGVLLGPSLLGLVHVTELNRGIAEIGAVFLLFTIGLETRPSDLLEVGWIAVAVAVVGVILPFILGLWYMKFAGHSTVESIFTGAAMVATSVGITARVLSDLGALSTRAARVILSAAVLDDILGLLVLAVASSLSTGETHYLQLLTVAGEAVGFTLLIVFFGSRVIGRFQPQVEKLRARNSAFILSIILCLGLSFASDYIGIAAIVGAFLSGLAFADHSERWKLQENAHPLSEFLAPFFFVMLGVQVNIKTFAKPGIIGMATIICSLAVLGKLVGCGVGAFGMNFRDKLRVGIGMVPRGEVGLIVAGVGLTLHTISDAVYSIVLIMCVVTTLIAPPFLRMVMPLPALAGPPPSDLARRDEGRSAELSPEE